A stretch of the Lolium perenne isolate Kyuss_39 chromosome 3, Kyuss_2.0, whole genome shotgun sequence genome encodes the following:
- the LOC139837888 gene encoding uncharacterized protein, whose amino-acid sequence MAATTLIHEHDEKACGVAEGNDPVVHHEINVQAYNKAYYLEDGLYPNWFTLVKTIRAPEEEKKRFVKQQDAYMKDLKWTFGVLQSWWAIVPARTWSIGTMWEVITACVIMHTMIVENERDEGLLNQG is encoded by the exons ATGGCCGCGACCACCCTCATCCATGAGCACGACGAGAAG GCTTGCGGAGTTGCGGAAGGCAATGACCCAGTTGTTCACCATGAGATCAATGTCCAAGCATACAACAAGGCCTACTATCTAGAAGATGGCCTGTATCCTAACTGGttcacacttgtgaagacaatcCGTGCtcctgaagaagagaagaagaggtTTGTGAAACAACAAGATGCTTACATGAAGGATCTGAAGTGGACATTTGGGGTGCTTCAATCTTGGTGGGCTATTGTTCCTGCTAGAACATGGAGCATTGGGACCATGTGGGAGGTGATAACTGCTTGTGTAATCATGCACACCATGATCGTTGAGAATGAGCGTGACGAAGGTCTCCTTAACCAAGGGTGA
- the LOC139837887 gene encoding uncharacterized protein: MAACSCGHFASSSAAEMMRAALRSGSSSEVSGLGCSSSGAGCANAAPPRAASPMWRPPRFPPAARSAGGGWRLLLASPSLAPGANRRFGAMAAVALGECALEWGVDWRNRSLQSTFNKPPRSPIGGPKGDEQDFRPAKAKAASLPPGVIKERCWCGRVAKVKQVEDFSDWFGMKFFMCASYEHDPPRSSASSSTRPPSPPPLCKWFHWIDTEQPDWAREEVEEKQRRAWATFFEEERWEKVRANEKAERERQIQKLRAEQARNREVNQKRMDDEAARRFAEEQVRREAREAERKRLRERAAEAQAAEERGDKSGKWPRWTQGK, from the exons atggccgcttGCAGTTGCGGCCACttcgcttcctcctccgccgccgagatgatgAGGGCGGCGCTGAGGTCGGGGTCCTCTTCGGAGGTCTCCGGCTTGGGCTGCAGCAGCAGCGGCGCCGGTTGCGCCAATGCTgcgccgccgcgggcggcctctccgatgtggaggccacCGCGGTTTCCTCCGGCGGCCCGCAGCGCCGGCGGAGGATGGCGGCTGCTGCTGGCCTCCCCGTCGTTGGCTCcaggagcgaaccgtcgcttcggggccatggcggcggttgcgCTCGGGGAGTGTGCACTGGAGTGGGGAGTGGACTGGAGGAACAGATCgctccagtccacatttaataagcCTCCACGGTCACCGataggtgggcccaagggagacgagcaG GACTTTAGGCCGGCgaaggcgaaggctgcaagtttgcCCCCGGGTGTGATCAAGGAGCGTTGTTGGTGCGGCCGTGTTgctaaggttaagcaggtggaggatttctccgactggttcggcatgaaatttttcatgtgtgcgagctatgagcatgatccaccccgtagttcagcttcgtcgtccaccaggccgccG TCTCCCCCGCCCCTATGcaaatggtttcactggatagacacggagcagccggattgggcgcgcgaggaggttgaggagaaacagcgccgtgcgtgggcaacgttctttgaggaggagcgttgggaaaaggttcgtgctaatgagaaagcagagcgagagaggcagatacagaaactaagggcggaacaagctcgtaatcgcgaggtgaatcagaagaggatggatgatgaggctgcacgtaggtttgcagaggaacaggtgcgcagggaggctcgtgaagcggagagaaagagactaagggaaagagctgctgaggcgcaagcggcagaagaacgcggcgacaagtctggaaaatggccacggtgGACGCAGGGAAAGTAG